GGTCACGGCGAACAGACGGGTGCCGTCGCTGGGCGTGTCGGCTTCGAGCAGATCACCGTTCTGCGCTGTGGGCACCTGCAACGAAGGTGCCGAGCAACGCAAGCCTTGTCCGCGCGGCGCCTCCAACTCCGCGGGCGCGGCGGATTGCACCGCAGCGCCCGACGCCTTGTCCGTATTCGCGACAGGCTTCGCTGCGGGCGCTGCCGCTTGCGTCATCGCGCAGCGCTTCTCGACGCCGGGCGCCGGATCGCCGAAGACAGCGTTGTTGCACTCTGCGCTATCCGCAAACGTCTTGACGACGTGCTGCTGCACCGTGCCATACAGCACGTCGCGCGTTCCGCTGAAACGGCAGGTGCCGTATTCCGCCGCACACGGTGTCCACTTCCTGCCGTCCGCGGTGAATTCGCCCTTGCTCGCACTCACGCCATTCGCTTGCGGAGCAGCGTCTGCGGCCGCGCATCGAACGGTTGGAAGACCGAGCAGGATGATGGCTGCCGCCGAGGCAACCAGACTGACTCGCAGTCCTCGACTCACGGCGGAAAAGCCGCCGGCGCGCTTTCGCGGCGCGCGCTGTTCGCGTACATTCGACATGTGTTCCCCGTGCCGTTCGCCGTACTTCCCCCAGACGACAAACACGTCGCCCATTTGCTAGTTCACCAGGTCAGACCCGCCGGGCCGCGTCCCTTCAGCCAATGTGTTGCGGAAACCGCATAGTGTATTTCCGCAAACCGCTGGCGGAAATAGCCCGCTTCTCATCCGACACATTCCGCCACTGGCCCGTCTATTGCCGCGCGGTCTAAAGTTGTCTTATTTCGGTGTTTCACGTTTGAAACATTAATCGCCATGTTTATATTCGCGGGATCCAATAACAACCAATTAAATAATTTTGCCGCGCGCTTAAGTGCTTATATTGGATGTTCGTTTTACTTATTGCCACTCCGGAGATTTATCGTCAGAAGAAACGCGGGCTGGCGCCCGCATGGAGCAGATGCCGGCATAACGAAGCCGGCTGCGCTCATTCTGACGTTCCGGCGGGAAAAAGTCACTTCAAATCGGTTTGGCGAAGGATGGTTCGAGTTGTAACTCGGCCGTTTTCGAGTAGTCGCCGTGTGTGCGGTGCCGTACGAAATGCCAGTTTTATTTGCATTAACATTCGCAGAATGCCAATTCATTCATATGCGGAATCGGCAATTAATCCGTTGAAAAGACAGCGGTAGCGGGGTTGTTCCGAAAATCCCTGGCGGGTCACCCTGTCCATACGCCAACATGTACGCGCTTTCGGTCATGGCGGCTAAATGCTTGATTGGCGGTGACTATGATGCGCTGCACAGAGCCGGCCTCTCTGTGGCCGTCCCGGGTGAAGAGTTAGATCCGTTTTCTGGTGAGAGGATGACTATGACCTGCGCGAGTCTCGAGTCTGCAATGCTGCGCTGGGTGCACGCTCCGAACAAGGGTATGCGTCGCATCGCGATACTGATGTTCAACGACTGCTCGCTGCAGGGAGCCGGGGTCGTTGCCGAGGTGTTTCAGGCCGCGAACGAAATGGCTTCGTCCGGTTCGGGCGGCTGGTTATACGACGTTTCCTTCCTGTCGGCCGACGGCGGCATGGTGACTTCGTCATCCGCGCTGCGGGTCTGGACTGACGGACTCGACGCGCGGCATTACGGCGGTTTCGATGCGTTGTATGTGGCGGGCGGTAAGGGCGCATTCGCCGCCGCAGGCGACGAGCGGCTGATTGCGTGGCTGCGCCGCATACGCCGCAATACCGGCATGATCCGGCCGATCGCGGAAGGCCGCGCGCTGCTCGATGCGGCGTATGTGCCCGACAGCAAGGAAGCTGGCGATTCGCAGGCGCAGCCGATACCCGCGCGCCAACCTGAACAGACCGCCGACGCGGGCGATCGCCTCGAATCGATGAGAAGTGCGCTCGCCATGATCAAGCGCGATCTCGGCAGCGCCACGGCGCGCACGGTGGCCGAGCGCCTGCTGGCCGATTCGTGCTCGAATCTCGCGCCGCTGCTCGGCGAAGACGGCGGCCTGAGCCCCGGCGACAAGGTGCGCGCGGCCGCTCGCTGGCTGCAAGAAAATTGCCAGCAGGCGATTTCGATTGCCGACGCGGCGCAGTTCGCCGCCATGAGCGAGCGCAACTTTCTGCGCCGCTTCAAGATGGAAATGGGCATTACGCCCTCGAGTTTTCTGTTGCACGAGCGCCTTGCGGTGACCTGCAGCCTGTTGACCGAATCCGAATTGCCGGTCGACAAGATCGCGCGGCGTACCGGCATGGGCAATGGCGACCGCCTGGCCAAGGTGTTTCGCAAACGGATGAGAATTTCGCCGACCGAATTTCGGATTCAAAGCCGCCGACTGGTCGGCGAATAGCGCGACGGGGCCCGCCGGAGGTCCGCGCGGCAGCGTGGCATCCGGTCCGTCTTTCCGCCGATCTTTGAGAATTATAAGGATTGCGAATATGTTGACTCAGGGAACTGTGAACGCCGTGTCGATCGACCCGAGCAGTGCGGGCGCCACGATGGCGAACGGGCGCTGCGCGCGCATCGTCCCGGTCATTCTGGCGGGCGGTTCGGGCACCCGGCTGTGGCCGGTGTCGCGCGAGAACTACCCGAAGCAACTGATTGACGTAGTCGGTTCCGACTCGCTGCTGCAGGCTACCGCGCGGCGTATGGACGGGTTTCCCGCCGCCTGGAAAGTGGATGCGTCGCCGGTCATCGTGTGCGGCGAGGAACACCGCTTCGTGATCGCGGAACAGCTTCATGAAAACGGCGTGGAAGCTCGTCTTATTGTCGAGCCGGCGCGACGCGATACGGCGCCGGCGCTCACGCTGGCGGCATCGCTCGCATGCGCGGACGGCGGCGACGCGATTCTCGTCGTCATGCCCGCGGATCATTCGATCGCCGACGTGCCCGCCTTGCAGGCCGCGCTCGAACGCGCGGCGCAGTATGCGGAGCAGGGTTCGATCGCGACGCTGGGCGTGCCGCCCACGCGCCCCGATACCGGCTTTGGTTATATCCGCATCGGCGCGGAACTGGCGGGCGGCGGCCATGCGATCGACGGTTTCGTCGAAAAGCCCGCGGAAGAACTCGCGGCGAAGTATGTCGCGGCGGGCATGTACTGGTGGAACAGCGGCATCTTCATCGTCCGGGCGAGCGTGTGGCTCGATACGTTGAAGCGTCTGCAGCCGGAAATGCACTCGGCCTGCGAACGCGCGTTCACCGGCGGCCGCCAGGACGGCGCGTATTTCCGGCCGCTGGTCGAAGCGTTCCTCAGTGCGCCCGCGAATTCGATCGACTACGCGGTGATGGAGCGCCTGACCGAAACGGCCGAACGGGCCGAACCGGATACGACGGACGGCGCGGCCGCAGGCATCCCGGCGCAGCCGGCCGGCGTCGTGGTCGGGCTGGCTGCCGGCTGGTCGGACCTCGGTTCCTGGGACGCAGTCTGGGCCGCAATGGAGAAAGACGCCAACGGCAACGCAGGCCGCGGCCGAGTGACGTTCGAAGGCGCGGTATCGAGCTACGCGCATTCAGAAGGGCGGCTGGTCGCCTGTGTCGGCACCACCAATGTGGTGGTGGTCGAAACCGCCGACGCGGTGCTGGTGGTCGACCGCTCGCATGTGCAGGACGTGAAGGGCCTGGTATCGCGCATCAAGGCGCAGCATGCGCCGGAGGCCGACGCGCATCGCAAGGTGCGCCGCCCGTGGGGTTTTTACGATTCGATCGACCACGGCGAGCGTTTCCAGGTCAAGCGCATTGTCGTGACGCCGGGCGCGCAACTGTCGTTGCAATTGCATCACCACCGCGCGGAACACTGGGTCGTCGTGCGCGGCACGGCGCTCGTCACGCGCGGCGACGAACAGTTCCTGTTGAGCGAAAACGAATCGACCTACATTCCGCTCGGCACCCGCCACCGGCTTGAAAACCCGGGCAAGGTGCCGCTCGAAATCATTGAAATCCAGTCAGGCGCCTATCTCGGCGAAGACGACATTGTGAGGTTCAACGACAACTACGGCCGCTGCTCCTAAACAGCACGCCGGATTCAACTGCAGACAAGAACGGCAAGAACGAGGTGACCAGAATGCGCAAGTTTCAGGATTTGCTCGCGCGAGTTTTCGATGTTGCATTGGTGTTGGCGGGGGCGGCGGTGGCGTCGCAGATCCGTTTTGATTACCTCGCTCAATCCGGGTTCTATTGGGCGCTCGTGATGTTTTCCGCTGCGTTCGCGCTGGCCATCTTTCCGGCGTTCGGCGTGTACGAATCATGGCGCGGCCGCTCCAAGCTGGTGCTGGCCGGACAGGTTTCGCTCGCGTGGCTGATGGTGCAGGGTAGCGCGCTCGTGCTGATGTATTCGCTGCATCGCATCGACTTCGTGTCGCGCTTATGGTTCTCGTACTGGACGGCGGTGACCGGCGGCCTGCTGATCGCATACCGGCTGATGACGCACGCGGTATTGGCGAGCGCACGCAGCGCCGGGATGAATCTGCACCAGGTCGCCATTGTCGGCAGCGGCTCGCAATGCGACGCGATCATCCGCCGGATCAATGCGGCGCCGACCACCGGTTTTCGCGCCACGGCCGTGTACAACGCGCGTCCCGACGTGTCGCCGGTGATCAGCCAGGGCGTGCCGGTGTTCGAGTCGGTCGAAGCGCTCGCCGTCTACATGCGGACCAACGACGTGCACGAACTGTGGCTGATGCTGTCGCTCTCCGAGGAGCCGCTGATCTGTTCGCTGGTCAGCGAATTCCGCGACGACCTCGTGAACATCCGCTTCATGCCGGACGTGCGCAGCCTCGCGCTCTTCGAGGGCAGCGGCGTGATCGATCTGCTCGGCGTGCCGGCGATCAACCTGGTGGCCTCGCCGCTGTCCGCGAGCTCGATGCTGAAGAAGGAAATCTTCGACCGCCTGTTCGCGTTGACGGCGCTGATCGCCCTTGCACCGCTCATGCTCGCAATCGCGATCGCGGTGAAGCTGTCCTCGCGCGGTCCGGTTCTGTTCAAACAGAAACGCAAAGGCGCGGACGGCCACGTATTCACGATCTACAAATTCCGCTCGATGCGTCTGCACACCGAGCAAAAAGGCACCGTCAGGCAGGCCACGCGCAACGATCCGCGCGTCACCCGGGTGGGCGCGTTCCTGCGCCGCACGAGCCTCGACGAGCTGCCGCAATTCTTCAACGTGTTGCGTGGCGACATGTCGGTCGTTGGACCGCGTCCCCATGCGCTCGAGCACGACGACCTCTATCAGAAAGTGGTCGCGGGCTATATCAATCGCTACCGGATTAAACCGGGGATCACGGGGTGGGCGCAGATCAACGGCTTTCGTGGCGAGACCGACCGCATCGAGAAGATGGAACGTCGGGTGGAACATGACTTGTATTACCTGGGACATTGGTCATTCGCACTCGACATGCGGATTATCGGCGCGACGATAGTCGCCGGACTGGTGCATCGAAACGCTTACTAAGTAGTTAACAAAACGCCA
This genomic stretch from Paraburkholderia dioscoreae harbors:
- a CDS encoding helix-turn-helix domain-containing protein, with product MTCASLESAMLRWVHAPNKGMRRIAILMFNDCSLQGAGVVAEVFQAANEMASSGSGGWLYDVSFLSADGGMVTSSSALRVWTDGLDARHYGGFDALYVAGGKGAFAAAGDERLIAWLRRIRRNTGMIRPIAEGRALLDAAYVPDSKEAGDSQAQPIPARQPEQTADAGDRLESMRSALAMIKRDLGSATARTVAERLLADSCSNLAPLLGEDGGLSPGDKVRAAARWLQENCQQAISIADAAQFAAMSERNFLRRFKMEMGITPSSFLLHERLAVTCSLLTESELPVDKIARRTGMGNGDRLAKVFRKRMRISPTEFRIQSRRLVGE
- a CDS encoding sugar phosphate nucleotidyltransferase, giving the protein MLTQGTVNAVSIDPSSAGATMANGRCARIVPVILAGGSGTRLWPVSRENYPKQLIDVVGSDSLLQATARRMDGFPAAWKVDASPVIVCGEEHRFVIAEQLHENGVEARLIVEPARRDTAPALTLAASLACADGGDAILVVMPADHSIADVPALQAALERAAQYAEQGSIATLGVPPTRPDTGFGYIRIGAELAGGGHAIDGFVEKPAEELAAKYVAAGMYWWNSGIFIVRASVWLDTLKRLQPEMHSACERAFTGGRQDGAYFRPLVEAFLSAPANSIDYAVMERLTETAERAEPDTTDGAAAGIPAQPAGVVVGLAAGWSDLGSWDAVWAAMEKDANGNAGRGRVTFEGAVSSYAHSEGRLVACVGTTNVVVVETADAVLVVDRSHVQDVKGLVSRIKAQHAPEADAHRKVRRPWGFYDSIDHGERFQVKRIVVTPGAQLSLQLHHHRAEHWVVVRGTALVTRGDEQFLLSENESTYIPLGTRHRLENPGKVPLEIIEIQSGAYLGEDDIVRFNDNYGRCS
- a CDS encoding undecaprenyl-phosphate glucose phosphotransferase, which encodes MRKFQDLLARVFDVALVLAGAAVASQIRFDYLAQSGFYWALVMFSAAFALAIFPAFGVYESWRGRSKLVLAGQVSLAWLMVQGSALVLMYSLHRIDFVSRLWFSYWTAVTGGLLIAYRLMTHAVLASARSAGMNLHQVAIVGSGSQCDAIIRRINAAPTTGFRATAVYNARPDVSPVISQGVPVFESVEALAVYMRTNDVHELWLMLSLSEEPLICSLVSEFRDDLVNIRFMPDVRSLALFEGSGVIDLLGVPAINLVASPLSASSMLKKEIFDRLFALTALIALAPLMLAIAIAVKLSSRGPVLFKQKRKGADGHVFTIYKFRSMRLHTEQKGTVRQATRNDPRVTRVGAFLRRTSLDELPQFFNVLRGDMSVVGPRPHALEHDDLYQKVVAGYINRYRIKPGITGWAQINGFRGETDRIEKMERRVEHDLYYLGHWSFALDMRIIGATIVAGLVHRNAY